Genomic segment of Deltaproteobacteria bacterium:
CGCCTGGTCCTGGAAGTCGGCATGAAGGGGTGTGAGCCCGAAAGCCTTCACCGGAACCTCGAGGTGACAAGACGCCTCGGCGCTTCTCTGCTCAGGGTTGTCCTGCCCGAAGCCCGGGGCAAGCCTTCCCGCGACGGGCTTGTGGCCATGCTGGGATCCCTGTTGCCGGAGCTCCGAGAATGGAAGATCACCCTGGCCGTTGAAAACCATTTCGGCATGCTTCCCTCGGAGCTTGCCGGCATCGTGACGGCCGTGGGCGATCCCCTGGTCGGGGTGTGTCTTGATCCGGTGAACTCGGTAAGCAGGTTGGTCGGTCCGGGCGAGACGGTAGCCACGCTTGCGCCTCTGGCGGTTTCGGTGCACGCCAAGGATGTAAAGGCCGTTCGCCGGAATACCGGCTTCTACATTACGGGCTGTCCATTGGGCGAGGGAATGGTTGATTTGCCTGAGTTGGTGGCAGCTTTGCACCGGGCGGGTCGTTCACCCAACTTCTTGGTTGAGGCCTGGATGGACCGGTTGGAGAACGATGCGTCCACATTGTCCCAAGAGGACGTCTGGACACGCCATGGTATCAGATACATGAAAGACCTGCTGGCATCAAGAGGCAGCGACTAAGAGTCAGCGGGGAATCGTCTTGCTTTTTCTCTCACAGGGCCAGTGGAGAGCTTCCGTGCCTGCAAAGGGAGGAGACAATGCCGATAGAAAAGCCGGTCATCGCAATAACCATGGGTGATGCCTCTGGAATCGGGCCGGAGATTATCGCAAAGGTACTTT
This window contains:
- a CDS encoding TIM barrel protein — encoded protein: MAVGISSYAYRWAVELAGLDAFGLLERSQEAGAEVVQICDNLPLDGLPGKMLDALAGKAGELRLVLEVGMKGCEPESLHRNLEVTRRLGASLLRVVLPEARGKPSRDGLVAMLGSLLPELREWKITLAVENHFGMLPSELAGIVTAVGDPLVGVCLDPVNSVSRLVGPGETVATLAPLAVSVHAKDVKAVRRNTGFYITGCPLGEGMVDLPELVAALHRAGRSPNFLVEAWMDRLENDASTLSQEDVWTRHGIRYMKDLLASRGSD